TTGTAACCTCGcttgtctttaaaaaaaaaacaaaaacatacttGATATTTTTTCTTGCAACAAGGTTcaagcttacgttgtcttaactgggttCACGGTAGAAAGCCCCtgaccctcaatacctagtagcaGGAGAAACCTCCAACTAAACCGCCCAAAGACACGATATTTAATTAGGATAAAACTCTGCCCTTTTACATGACTCAAATCTTTACTGGAGGACTTTTTGTAAAATTCCTTTTAAAAACATACTTGATAATTTGATAAAGTTTAACATTCAATAGCAATCCAATGGACCAGCGAaaccaaattttataaaaaatatctatTGGCTGTTTATATATCCTTTAAAATAGGTAAAACAAAAATGTGCATTCTAATCACAACCTCATTTTGTTCATCAACATTTTCCATTTTCAAGGAATCAAAGGTCTGTCCCAAATATTTTGTATTCAGAAgagaatttatatataatgtgttCTTATTGGTTGGAGAAATCATGATAGCAATGTATGCATTTAAAGATTGAATATGATTAGTGATGTAAATGGTACTTTTGATGTTACAAATCTAAATTTATGATCAGATACAATGTACATGTATTTTCGATACATCAATGTTGTTgaatgtataataatataacaattttgcaatcgttacatatatatacacataactgTTTCATAGTATACGATAAACAAGGCCCGGTTGATCACCGTGTGATTTGCATATATGTCTGAGAATGAAGTATCAACATCACCCGTCGTCGAATTCTCAGAAAGTCCTGGTGCAGATAATGAGTCGGATAAGCAACAAACTACTACCGCTACTTTATTAAGAAGCACCGAATATCGTTCTCAAGCTGGAATACTAATTGATTGGGACGATCCATGTTCGTCTGCTCAAGACCCGGACACACTTGTCAACTCACCAGAAAATCAAGTATGTGTGTTGCCATTTGGGTGTCGTAAAAAGTCTctaaaaatattattgttacatGGAAATTTAAGTATTTGTGTTAATGAAGCAACAGAGCTTCCAAACATGGATACGTTTCCTAAAACAATGGGTGAAGTTTTTTATAGAGATAAGAATTCAAGTAATCCGTATGTATCTATTGCTCTAACGAGCACTGTGATTGGAAAAACTCGGGTGGTTAAAAATACTGAAAGTCCTGTTTGGAACCAACAGTTTAATGTTCATGTTGCGCATTATGCGTCTGAAGTTCATTTTTTGGTGAAAGATAGCGATaaattgggatctcaacttatAGGTGTTGTGGCAATCCCagttgaagatatatataatggatCTAAATTAGAAGGATTTTTTCCGTTGTTGAACACAAACGGGAAGACTATAAAACATGGGTCGTGTTTAGGACTTACTATTCAATACATTCCGGTTGAAAAATTGAGTTTTTATGATAACGGAGTTGGAGCTGGTCCTGAATATTTTGGGATTCCTGGAACTTATTTTCCATTAAGGAAAGGAGGCCGAGTTACTTTGTATCAAGATGCACATGTACCTCATAATAGCCTTCCAAGTACTGAGCTTGATGGTGGCATGGATTATGTTCATGGTACATGTTGGATTGACATATTTGATGCAATTGAAAATGCTCAGCATCTTGTTTATATAACTGGATGGTCGGTATGGCATAAAGTGAAATTGGTCCGTGAGTCAGAGAACGCACCAGAATGCACACTTGGAGATCTTCTAAAAACCAAGTCACAGGAAGGTGTTAGAGTTTTGCTTCTTGTTTGGGATGATCCTACTTCAACAAACATCATGGGCTACCAAGTGGTAAGTttttaaaaggattaatgatataaattttgttacgtacatatatacaaaccaAACTGACATATCAACGTCTCTAAAGGGACTTCAGCTCTCAATCTAAGGCCTGCAGAGGCCACTATCTTTCTATtcctttttggtatttttgggTTTGCAAGCTGACTTGTGACAGCATGATGTGTTTTACCTGTCATTTAATGTGATTTAAAGATTAATGTTTTAGGATGGACTCATGGATACCCATGATGAAGAGACTCGGCGCTTTTTTAAGCACTCTGCTGTGCAAGTGTTGCTTTGCCCTCGCATACCTGGGAAGAAACTTAGTTGGGCCAGGAAGCAGGTATGATATAACTGATCCACATGATGTTATTACAAATAGTTTCACAACATAGAAGAACTTATCATAAGTTTGGCTATTCTGACATCTATAAAAACAAATACCAGTATGATCAACTTTGCATATCTTATACTTTGAGTAATTTGTGTTGCTCTATGAAGTATTCTCAAATATGCTTTTTTCCTTAAGTTTTGTTGTCCGCTTTTATTTTTGGCTTTAGGAAGTTGGAACTATCTATACGCACCACCAGAAATCTGTCATTGTAGATGCTGATGCAGGAAATGGTAGAAGAAAAATCGTATCATTCGTTGGGGGACTTGACCTATGTAATGGTAGATATGATAATCCAAAGCACCCGATATTTAAAACACTAGAGACAATACATGCTGAGGACTATCACAATCCAACTTTCACGGTGATGTCTCAAGTCTAATTcttactttgtagcttataaTTCGTAAGTCTTTTGTCGGATTATTATAATCTCTTTGagataactaatattttattttatatataacaggGTAATGTTACGGGTTGTCCAAGAGAACCATGGCATGATCTGCATAGTAAAATTGATGGTCCAGCTGCATACGATGTTTTGCAAAACTTTGAGGAGCGGTGGATAAAGGCTTCAAAATTTAGCATCATCAGAAAGCCAAAGGCAAAATATGATGACGCTTTATTAAAGATAGACGATATGCCAGAGTTTTTGACTGTTGATGATGAACCTTGCCTTAGTGATCAGGACCCTGAAGGGTGGCATGTACAGGTATATAGATTGATTAAATGGAATTAAAAGATGATATCCCCTTTGGACAAGGATATCATGGGTTTGACAACTAATTTCATATTTTACAGATTTTCCGTTCAATTGATTCAACCTCAGTTAAAGGCTTCCCAAAGGATCCTATAGAAGCTACAGCCAAGGTGATGACCGTTACTCCTAGATGCATGGTATTAAACAAATATACAACGACGACATAAACTTTAACCGAATACAACTTTTGAATCCAACTTTTTGTAAGATTACATGCTCATTTTCAACGTACTTTTGGTAACTAAGAAATAGCAAGCTTTCTTCCATTTCTGAATTGTTGTGTATATAACCATGAATTTCTTTTGAAGGTAATATCTATATCTGATAATGTCGTGTACATTATCTTCACTTGGCGGTTCAGTAACTTGCTTGTTGCATCTCCTTAATTTTCAAATAGTTGTACGCAAATGTATGTGAATGGTTTACTTCTAGCTTACTAAACGAGAATTTCGTATTAACAGAACTTGGTTTGTGCGAAGAATATGCTTATTGATATGAGCATACATTCTGCATATGTAACGGTTATTCGTGCTGCACAACATTTCATTTACATTGAAAACCAATAttttattggttcatcgtaCAATTGGACTAATTATAAGGATTTGGGtaagtttcttttttaacaaaaaagttATAGCAATGAAGAGTTTCATATGAGCTTCAATATTTTAACACTTTTGAGTTGTCATGCTTAGGTGCCAATAATCTAATTCCAATGGAGATTGCACTTAAAATTGCTAGTAAGATCAAAGCATATGAAAGATTTGCTGTTTATATCGTAATCCCTATGTGGCCAGAGGGTGTCCCGACAGGTTCTGCTACACAAAGAATTTTGTTTTGGCAGGTATTTACATATGAAGTGTTGTCCCTGTGTTATTTGATCTCAGTTCAGTTTGTAGCCAATACTATGGGAAAGTTTGATGTGTCAGAAAAGTATCTGCATTTTGATTTCTGTACATCCTAAAAAGGAAATTGTTAGATTCAATTTGAATCATCAGAGTTTATCATTCATTCATTTGGTAATATATACGAGTGACCAATTCTAAGCGTATGCTAAGCTACTTACAGGAAAATTGTAGGAACAACCCCTTACTAATAAGTCCCCTCTATGGTGGAAAAAAGAGGGTCAGGTTTGACATGTAAGGTCAAAGTTGTATATAAAATGCAGAAAAATATTAATGGTTTTATAACAAATGCAAATCTCAAAAGGGCAAATAGCACAAAAAAGTATCCACCTTGGTCCATTTTCAAATCCTAggtacccttttttttttttttttgtgatattTGCCCATCTTAAAACTAATGATCTCCAATTTTTGATGTCTCAGTGAAGTTGACAACTTGTCACAGTTCAGCATATAATAGACGTATTAGATAGGGAGGGGATATGTATACAACCTGTTATCTCTAAAAACATCAACCTCATTACATGTCGCGGAGGAAAACATATGTTGTGTACCTATCATGTACCCATTATAGACATATACCATTATCATCGTTAGTATATCGTGGATGCTATCCATTTAAGTCCATCAAATACCACATTTTGAAGGGCACTTTGACTAATAGGATACGACTTAATGTTGTTGCTTTGTTTGTTAAAAATTACCCTATTTGACTTTTTCAGTCAACATGTATGTTCAGGTTTACAGAGTGCTTATGTATGTGGTCTAATTGTCTAAACATCATCTTTTAACTGTGCAGAACAAAACAATGCAAATGATGTATGAGATCATCTACAATGCTTTGGTGGATGCTGGGCTAGAGGAAGCATACTCACCGCAAGATTATCTGAACTTTTTCTGTCTTGGCAATCGTGAAGACACGAGCTCAAAGGATGATTGGCTATTTGACTATTCTCCCGAGGTCAACTCCCTGTTCTCTATCAATGTATTAATTTGTTTGCTTCAATAGGAAACCATAATTAAGGTCAAACCTATAACTATTCTTTGTaaaaatcttagaaaaatctcTTGCAATATTAACTGcaaaatctttctttctttagtaTGTTACTCCTAGAATAATGAAACACTTCGCTAAAAGTACATGTATATAAGTCTTATGACTTCATCGTCCACAATGCTACTATACAAGTTTGTTAACTATTGAATTTTAGGCACTCGCTCGTAAGAGCGGAAGGTTCATGATCTATGTCCATTCAAAAGGCATGATAGTGGATGATGAGTACGTGATCATAGGATCTGCAAATATTAATCAACGGTCAATGGAGGGAACTCGGGACACAGAGATTGCAATGGGAGCTTACCAACCTCATAATACGTGGGCAAGGAAACAAATGGATCCTCGAGGACAGgtaattctttttattactCCAACTGTTAACTTTCAAATTCACAATAcacattgatttatttataactttctttgttaatatttttgagcTTAACTTAGAATCACATCATATGAGGAACTAATAACCTAAAAATGTAACAAACATTTCTGATGTTTGTATCAGTATTTTCTCTTAAAATGATGCAAGAAACTATGAGTAACAAACGCTTTAGAATTTagtatatttatgatatatctTCTTTTGGCTAACCTAATGTTTTTTGCCCAGGTATATGGGTATCGAATGTCTTTGTGGGCTGAGCATCTTGGGACAGTTGACGACACGTTCACACATCCAGAGTCTATAGAGTGTGTAAAAAAGGTTAGATTAATGGCTGAAGCAAACTGGGAACAGTTTGCTTCAAATGAAAAGTCTGAGATGACTGGTCATCTCATGAAGTATCCTGTCCGGGTTGATCGAATGGGCAGAGTAAGATCTCTTGAGGGAAGCGAGGAGTTTCCAGATGTAGGAGGTCAAATTGTTGGGTCATTTCTTGGACTTCAAGAGAATTTAACTATTTGATGATGAATCTATTATACCTTTGGATCGCGGTCATGAGTTTGTGTTGTTGAAAGCGCAAACCTTTTAGTGCTTAGCAGCAAGGACCTCAAGGTTTATTCTTCTTGATAATTTAACATCTAAAAATTTTGTTCAGTTTTATGGGATTAGAGAAGATAAACTTTAAAAAGATTCATTAGAGACAAATAGCCCCAACTTGTTTCTATGATATAAATGAAGTCAGTCCAGGAAAGGTGTTATCCTGCGATATCAGAGATCGAAAGTTCATGCCTTTTTAGTTGATCATCAATCGTTTCTGACATAAAAACGGTATAACAAACCCTCATAACATTTTTCAGTATATTGTAAGATGGGGAAATGATGCGTAATGCTAGCAGTACAAGAGCTTAACTGCAGCCAAGGCTACATGCGAGCAACGTTAGAGGGACCGAatgaaaatttgatttttttatatggttTCTTGGCAGTACACAACTTATGTACTTCTAGTAGTACAGTTATCTCCTTTTAGAAAGATATCATGCTATTAATTTGTATATCATCATCACTACAAATGAATAAGTATATCATTATCCTTGTCTACCTATAGAGGGAAGTTTACCTCAATTCATTTCTTATCAAGTATATGCTTGAACAAGTGAAGAGCAACTTGCAGGCATTATGTTatgtaatcgctgcaaatagtgtaGTTGAATTACGAAAAAGTCTGGTCGGGATACCAAGCGCCAATAAAAATCGTGAGTAAAAATCGAATATTGCAATCTTAAGTTCATAACAAACTTAAAGAGAACATTAGAAATAAAACAACAATATCTTATCTTCAATAGCAACTTCAtgtattaaaaaagataaattattgACTAAAACTATGTGAAGATAGATTGTTTGCATGACATTATCATAATTGTCATATGATTTCAAGTCAAAATCCCTAAAAAGTATAATGCAAATTGACTACATGTACGTATACTTCCATTGTAATGCACtgtaaaatcaaaagataaaaggCATGCTTTTATTGTTCTTTTCCAGAATAATGATCTCTTTAACAAAAACCTAAATCGATATCAAGGCTGTGCTATGATGCAAACCAGCCTAGGACAAAAGCATAAACAAGAATCTTCCATAGGATATGCTGATGACAACATATAAAGTTACACATCATTCGTTGGTGTCCATGTTAGTTAGTAGTAGTACTATTTAGATGTTTTAAATCCCAGAAAAACCATATATTTCATGGTTTGTAGTATGTGCACAATATACGATCAATAAactgttaaaagaaataaatgggACCGATAGTTTACTGGTTTAAGATGATTCTGCCAAGTTAATGTCAAGATCACAGCCATATCACAGCAAGCAAAGGGATCCTATCACAGCCAATGACAGCCATGGTTGCCATATTTAACCCTCCTTATTTTGTGTATAAATAGAGACCCAAATGGGCATTGTAAATTATCAATCCatcaattcaattcaataaaaaaaaacttttcattaTTCATTTTCATGTGTTAAGATGATATCAGAGCAGTGTTCCTAATCCTGGGAACAATCCGCTCATCACACAAATTCCAAAATCAAATCCCAGAAATTCCAAAAACCCAATTCGAGAAGAGCGATTGAAACTTTCATCGCCACCACCATTTGAACAAGCTGACCGATCacaaaaacccaaaacaaacaaaaccaacataaaaataatatatatatatatatatatatatatatatatatatagatctaagaacccatttttttttaagaacggAGAACTATTAAAttttactagcacggtacccgcgcaatgcggcggtggtgacAGAGACGATGTTTTTATGGTGGCGGCGACTCGGCGGGGGTGGTGGAGGCGTCGAATGGTGTAgattgatgtaaatataattaatgtaaagtttatagtggagatattttagaaaataagggggtgtttggtataaCTGAATCAAAcaaaatggaaatgtaatagagaatgaatatagtgggaaagaAAATGAGTATTTAGAAAGAGAATCGATTCCGTCATTTGGTACAAACAgcgaatgaatatataaaaaatactaaattttaaataataatcaaatttaatacatataacatcactaaaacaaaaaaaaaaaaattaaaaatttccattcccatcaattctctacatttcatagagaattgagggaatgAAATCGATTCCCTATTCTCGATTCCCTTTCTCATTCTCCATTACAACAAAACATGAGAAGTGTTTCTCATTCCATTATACCAAACACCTCCCAAGAGTTTAGGGTgaaaaattagttcattaaggGCAATTAGGTAATTT
The sequence above is drawn from the Erigeron canadensis isolate Cc75 chromosome 4, C_canadensis_v1, whole genome shotgun sequence genome and encodes:
- the LOC122597227 gene encoding phospholipase D beta 1-like, whose amino-acid sequence is MSENEVSTSPVVEFSESPGADNESDKQQTTTATLLRSTEYRSQAGILIDWDDPCSSAQDPDTLVNSPENQVCVLPFGCRKKSLKILLLHGNLSICVNEATELPNMDTFPKTMGEVFYRDKNSSNPYVSIALTSTVIGKTRVVKNTESPVWNQQFNVHVAHYASEVHFLVKDSDKLGSQLIGVVAIPVEDIYNGSKLEGFFPLLNTNGKTIKHGSCLGLTIQYIPVEKLSFYDNGVGAGPEYFGIPGTYFPLRKGGRVTLYQDAHVPHNSLPSTELDGGMDYVHGTCWIDIFDAIENAQHLVYITGWSVWHKVKLVRESENAPECTLGDLLKTKSQEGVRVLLLVWDDPTSTNIMGYQVDGLMDTHDEETRRFFKHSAVQVLLCPRIPGKKLSWARKQEVGTIYTHHQKSVIVDADAGNGRRKIVSFVGGLDLCNGRYDNPKHPIFKTLETIHAEDYHNPTFTGNVTGCPREPWHDLHSKIDGPAAYDVLQNFEERWIKASKFSIIRKPKAKYDDALLKIDDMPEFLTVDDEPCLSDQDPEGWHVQIFRSIDSTSVKGFPKDPIEATAKNLVCAKNMLIDMSIHSAYVTVIRAAQHFIYIENQYFIGSSYNWTNYKDLGANNLIPMEIALKIASKIKAYERFAVYIVIPMWPEGVPTGSATQRILFWQNKTMQMMYEIIYNALVDAGLEEAYSPQDYLNFFCLGNREDTSSKDDWLFDYSPEALARKSGRFMIYVHSKGMIVDDEYVIIGSANINQRSMEGTRDTEIAMGAYQPHNTWARKQMDPRGQVYGYRMSLWAEHLGTVDDTFTHPESIECVKKVRLMAEANWEQFASNEKSEMTGHLMKYPVRVDRMGRVRSLEGSEEFPDVGGQIVGSFLGLQENLTI